aacttacacaacactgcaatagaaataatctaagtgtaattacacaacaacattttttttttccgaagtatatttatcaagcttaatttcaagcaggaagagagtgtgcgaaactgcgactatgtactttctgcatgccaagaggccggtgcttgtttacaactcgacatagaaaatggagtgtcgggcgcttactacagagcagaagaggcggtcgcgtatatcccacaggacgcgacgcctctccacttccgtgataagggcctcgttgaagaccgctttctccattttcgatgaacacgatgcgcgcacgaaacagtagcacgtgtttttcacgtgcgcgccggttctgcagagcgaaaaaaaaaatgtgccgaagaggttccgtcgagatgcgcagagagtagggccatctagtggcaaaaccaaaaaccaaaaatgccacgtgaccaaataccacgtgacttacttgaaatctgattggcggacacgccccggacgcgccgcgcgaggcgtttttttctcctccgagcagcagcacgcggcggcgcgatttcgtgacggatcatactgggcacgcgtcaaaatgacgcgtgcgtcccaccatccgcgcgtcaatcgcgcctgaaatcgcgccatgcggttccgcctttagtAGGTGCccttcaggtgtcctccgatatgtgagacagatactgcaccatttcctttctccgaaaCCCAATTTATTTTTACCGCTTCCTTACCCtcaaggacgagcggttatcttgccttcgcattacatgccctgcccaagcccatttcttcctgttgacTTCGAGTAGGATATGTTATTAACCCACGGTTgtttccctcaccaactctgcccgctgtCTCTAAACGTTACATCTATGGTGTCTTTCCGTGGCtcgcgtagcagggggcagcagaaggttaggtgggcagaagagattaagaagtttgcaaggatagcgtgggcgcagctggcaaaggaaaggcttaattggagaggcctttgccctgcagtgggtgtagtctggctgatgatgatgaccctaGAAGCAAAACTACGGTGCATCCGCGACAGTGGTGGGTTTCTGTAGTAAACAGCCAGCATGCTGGCAGCCCACCGCTCAAGAGACGCTGCTAGTCCTAACCTGCCTCACATCGAAGGCTCAGCCTATCATGAGCTGTCTAATCCTGCTACCAGTACATCATAAATAGAATAATTGCTCATTACAATTAAATTGCAGTTTGTTTCCGGAATGCCTTTGACAGCGAAGCATGCCAGGCGAGGGCTACCGCTAGGCTTTGATTAGGCTGGCTTCACtgcatgacagcgatgtggcgCCAAAAAGGAGTATAGCTGACCAGAGGTTGCCCCTCAGCACACCCCACGGTCACCTCGCCATGCAGTTTCATAAAGCTAGTGATGCTGGCAAGTGCCCATGGTCATGCAGCCAACCCGTCTCCGCATGCGAAAAGTGAATGAAGCGCCACTTTCAGAGACGTGGTGCATTGTTCGATATGTCAAACGGGCGACGAAGTATGAGTTCGATGTATACAGCAATACTTTTATACGTTCGATATAGGCAATAATTTGAAATATCCAGGTTCAATACGTTTGGTCAATGGAAACCACGTGACACTTTTGTTCTCCACTGCTACAAACAGTCAAACCAGATAGCAGAAACTAAACTGCAGAGCCCCTCAGAAGGACAGAGTGTTCGCAGAGGGCTGTGTACAGTGAGGAGGTTGGAGACCGGGAGAACACCAAAGGTCTTGCCAACCCTCTCAAGGCGCAGTCCGCACTGCAACGCCTGACAtagtttagtgagccgtgcttgCACGTGTTGCACTGAAGATGGGCGTGACGCTGGCATCAAAGTTTTGTCCCGCCGATGCCAGCATATCCACCCCAAACAGTGGAGCAATGGCCTTGAGGTGGAGCATTTGCCTTGCTTTCGGGAGGTGCAGGGTCAACCTCACACCTCTCTCAAAAGAAAATCTACCCATGAGCGACCGAAATCCGCCTTGTGCGCTGAAGCCCATTGCGGCCCTTTTTTTCGTgtactcaaggtgggatcaaagactcACTTCCCAGGAATTTCACCCaaaagaagccgagcatcaggccaggggaaagcatttacccactgtatcaccagcCGGTACCCGGCGGAACTCTGGATtcaaccctgcacctcccgcacgcAAGACAGACGCTCAAAAGACTAGGCCATCGCTGTGGTCACCAGAAAAGCCCCTTAAAATGGCCCTGCTTGAGGCGGGAAAAGTTGTGCGAAAGTTTCATGCAGCTCTCAACAGAGTGGGCAACGTGtggtgatttcaatttgccgCAGTGAGTAGCTAAGAAGCTGCTGTGCATCATTAAGCATCGGCACCCGAGGACGTATATACTGTGGCGTCATCTCTCGACAGCATCCACATGACAATTGAAGGGGAATCACATGTGCCACTCCACTGCTTTGTGACGAGTCTCATGCCATTTATCGATTTAGCGTTTATGGATTTCTGGTCCCATTTACAGTACATCTGAATCAATAAATAAACTTTTTCAGCGACAAAGCACTTCACCGAGTGAAGGAGACATCGCAGAATAATGCAGAGAGTTTTGTCCGACAGTAAAACACtgcagctaccaacattccaCAATTGTCATTCAGTTCATGTGCTGCCACGTTTATGAACATCACTGAAGCAGCGATGCCAACAATCAAAGGATTCTGACTATTTCTACAGTCGAAacccgcttcaacgaaattcacGGAACCTGCAAAAAATTTTGTTGTAGCGGAAGCTTCGTTATTGTGAAATCGGGCCACAACATTGACAGATTGGAGTGGAGAGTTCAtgaacaatgtttattttttaaaaatttgtcaGTTTTGGTTTTGTGCAATTTCGAAATCGGCCTTGTGGCAATTTTCTTGGCACTCCGAAAATCTAGAAATAGCGTAATAAACGCACCCGCTACATTTGCTATCGAaactaatatttttttctgaacatATTTTAAAAGTGCCCTTGCTTTCGTTGTGCGAGAACCCGTACTTAGACCGTGCTGCCTGGAGGCATTTCAGCATGGATTATGCGTACGTGCGCCGATGTCACTGCGTGTTGAGTAGCGGTCATATGCACGTCGAAATCGATACTTTAGGCAACATGCCAGAAATGCAgttgctctgatccttcgaagACGTTTTACATTTTGCAACGCGCGACACGAACATACCGTCGAAGTGACGTTCTGTGGCTGTGGCTGTGTTCGGTCACGCAGTGGCTGTGTTCGGTCAGTGCTGGAGTGCACcagacggaaaaaaaaaaagaaaaatgtcatcACGATGCTTGCCTGCGGCATGAAAGTGAGACTCGAGTGGCCTAGCCAGCGTCGGGCTTCTTGCAACGACGTGCCGCCCACTGGCGGGTTGCTTGTTTGGTGAACGCTAAGCCTAACATGCTCTGCAAAGAAGCCTCGAAAAAAGCGCTCTGGTACCAGCCACCGGCTATCATATAATGTTTAATATTTTCACCGATTTCCGTTGACACGATTGCTTCCCACTTAAATGAACACTTTATAACTCATTTCCGCTATGCCTTCGTCAGTGAAGCGAGCGAAAAAATTGAAAGCCGCCTTGCACCAACGACCTCAGTTCGCAAGTGCGAAGTGCGGGCAGTCGGCAAAACTATCGCAGGCAGTCGTGCACCACACCGCATCTTTATGTGCTTATGACTGCACATTAATTCCAATTCTCCACGGAATGTTAGCTGCATTATTGAATGTGCAAACTGTCTTTggcagccgcaaaaaaaaaatggccacttaCACATTAAAAGTTTCGTTGAAGCAGAACCTCGGTCCTAAAATTGTTCATTGAGGGGGAAAATAATTGCATTGCCTTGTATGGCGTTCGTTGCAGCAGGGTTTGACTGTACATGGAATGTGTGGAGCTGTACAGTATGCCAAGTCATACCGATGCCAGTCAGTTTTGGTTTGTTTTGGCGGATGTCGCACCATTCAACTGCTCCCTTGAACTGTTTCGGAGTAGATGAGTACGGTAGTGGAAAGCAATCTTCAAACACTTCAACTGTAGAGGCGTATTTCAGCCAGCTCCTTCGGCACCAGTTGTGGTGGCAGTTTAGCATCAACTTCATGAACAAAATCTTGCTCCCTGAACTGCAGGCCAGTATAAACTCAGTTTTTTGCCCATTCTTAGCGTAAATAACCACGGTTCTCAAAGCTTCCCATCTTTTGGATCATAATAGGAGCTTGCATTGAGCACGGTCGTATAGTTCTGGCACTGAGGTACTAATAAGGCACCTTGACACAAGCATAAATAATGTGCCGGTGTTACCATGACAATATGTAATCAGAATGTGCACCTCAGGAAATTgccaaaatagaaaaataaacagaacaatACAGCCTGTGTGTAACAACAATAATAATGGAAAACAATTCTTAAAAAATAGGCAGTGATTGCCATGACTACCAATTTACTCATAATTTGCAAACTTTTTTTCCTAAAATCAAGGCTTCAAAAGGGGGGTGCGTAAATTATGTGGAGATTTTGTGAGCTGTCCTAAAAagctctacaaaggtcataatgcaCAGTGCACATGGTATGTTGCCACATATAATTCGACCCCGCAACTTGGGCCATCACTGGCCAAAacaaagttgactccaaatataaatAATCACTCgctgcgttggctcagtggttatgtcactcatttgctgacccgaaagatgcaggttcgatcccggccacagcgttcgcattcgatgaaggcgaaattctagaggcccacttactgtgcgatgccagtgcacattaaagaaccccaggtggtcgaaatttccccagCCCTGCACTAGTACGTCCCTCACAGCACGAATCgatgtgggacgttaaaccccataaaccacaagcATCTTTATCTAGTTGGAGTCGCTGTAGTGAAATCGGACTTCAAAACCATGGCTGACATCGTCGCGGCCATTGTCCTCACTGACATCGCAAATAGCATCATCCTCGAGGAGTACTCACCTCGGCGGTGCCCTGCCACCAGTCGTGCACGTGGTCAGCCGCTGCCTTGGCAGCCGACATGGCGCTCGACAGCTTGCGTGCCGCAATCACAGCAGCACCACGCTTCTGCACAGTCTGCAAGAGGGGGACACGCAAATGTTTACCGAGAAGGAAAGCACAAACGATGACTGCGTGCTtcggagaggaaaaaaaacacgTGTTGAGCTATATGACCATGACAACCAGTGTGCTACAGGAGGGACCACTTTGTGTACGGTGAAATCCCACAGAaacactgcaccatttccctaTAACTTatagttacagggttttgaagttgtcacttcagaaatgcgaagaaaagtttgtattcttgtttctgaagtggcagcttcaacACCCTATAATTAAGTCCTAGATAGGCAAGATGACACTTTTATCCTTATCGCATTCTTTTATGCCAAGAGAACCTGTTACATACATTTCAGCAAGTTTCGTGCAGAAAAATTTTTTTGAAAGCTCTTCATGAAAAACTTGCACAACAATTTACATAAGTGCCCAAGGAATTGTTTTAtgtgaaattaaatgacatatttagaaacGGCACATAAAAATCCATGTTCCCTGAAAATTTCATAATTGTTACTaaattaataaaattttgttttgaagACCAGGCTCCCCCTCAAGTGCATGTGTGTCCTTTTGGACATGCCCGCATCGTCTGAGTAAGAATCAAGGTTGTCAGGTGCAAAGCGTGCGATAAGTCTTCACAGCTGACGAATGTGCCAAAGGCACAGACCCTTACAGTCCTATTACCAAGCTTTGGGCATCTGTAATTTCGATAAACGTGGCATGCTGCATTTTAGCACAGATGGTGCGTCGCATTCGGCACAAATTTTGTGCGAGACATCAATGCGGGCTGGCCTGGCCTGGCAGGCTGCCAAGACTGCGCAGACTCTCGTGCCAGCTTCGCCTGTACTACCCCAGATGGGCCAGCCCACGGCACTATGATCTTCGTCATATCTGTGTCCAGCTATGCGTTCTCTATGTGAAAGCCGGGTGGCACCCGCATTACGTACGCGCTCCGATGCACGCTTCGGCATGCACTCCAATCAACCACCCGCGCCCGCGGTACAGTTTTTCCTCAGGTTCGTTTCCAGCCAGAAATAAAATTTTGTACGATTGAAAGTGCGGCAAAATTTACTTGGTTACATTGAAGCTGAAAATTCACCGTTTTATGGATGCGAAGTTATGAAAACTGGAATACTTTGTTACAATGAGGTTTAATTGTACCACAAACTCCACTGACAAATTGGACCACTTAACAACATAGTATTTCATTTGTATTCACGCATATGCACATCTCAagtatgttttatttatttatttattcatattgCCTCACAAGCTCCAAGAACGAAgtattgtggggggggggggggggggtacatagATAGAGGCTTAAATCTGAGGACCCGACAACAACCTTTGCTGACACTGCCCCTGTGAAGTAAAATTAGGAGTCATAGCGAAATGAGAAGATGAGGCACTAGAATGACATACAGTGAGGAATTCGCCCTGGAAGTAGGCCTCGTCCTTGATGGCCTCAGTGACCTTAACACTCTGGCCGTTCAGGTTCACCGAGGCATGGCTGGCATCTGGGAACTGTGTCGATGAGTGGTTGCCCCAGATGATGACGTTGCGGACGTCCGCGGCAGACACCTTCAGCTTCTGGGCAATCTGCAGTGGCGGAAAGTAACGCTCATCATCGGCTGCGTTGAGGAGTAAACGACGGAGCACTAACACTGCTGCTTGCGAAGACCTTGGGCATCAGGTCATTTCTGCAGGTAGTTTTCCTTTCTCTTGTAAGAATTTCATTACACTGATTTCAAGAATGCGATTATTTTTACACCAGGCCAGTTAAGTTTGAAAGATAGAAAAAAACAACCTACCCCTTCAGaaaaaaatttggaaaaaaaaaaaggatcattCATACTGATGCATAGGTATGCATTGCAAGGCTTTTCAGACAGGTGAACTGGTCTCATGACAGCACTTGAGAGCCTGGTCTTCAAATCTCATGGCTATGCTTCTGTGAATGTGGTTTCTTGGCTTGAAGCCAATTTGAAGCgaatagtaattttctttgaataaTTTCGAGGCAAATATTTTGAATAGATTTAGCACACCGAAGAGGCTGAATGGTAAAACAGACACTTTCAAAACCATGTTTTCTAACATACACGGCCATTacataaaaaaaagagagcacTTAGGCTTTAAACTCAACTTCAAAGTTTTATAGCACAGTGCTCCGAATGCACGAGAAACAATGTTTACCTGCATGGTAATACATAAATACCATTTTTAATCTACTGTATTGAGTGCTTATTTTCTACTAATAATAGATGGTAAAGGACATAACTAGGGGATTCCGGAATGCGGGGGGAAGAGGGGGCAGAGCTTTcctatagatagatagataaagaggaggagggaaagacagagatgttaaccagaaaggggttccggttggctgccctgcactggggaagagggattaggggactaaaaggagggagagagaagggaaaaaaggcataacacacacacacaacactgtcacaatttgtcactcaatccagtcgctctcaagtaggcaaagagtgccttgtatgccttgagggcagtcgactgctgtggccacggaccgaggatcttttgctctgttaatgggcgaggatcgaggcggtccagggcacaacacagtgtatgtcttgcactctcAAATGCAggacactcacagagaagatgagcgatgttTCCTCACAACCagagctttcacaggcagggctgtcggccatccccatccggaaagcatagtggttggtaaaagcaacaccgatccataaacggcagaacaatgttgcgtcgcgacgtgctaagttacgtggaagacgaaggtgcagttcagggtccagtgccttgaggcaaAGGTTGCAAAACtgtcccgtgttccacgctaaaagtgtgagctccagcgccaaagggcgaagcccacacgctgcgtcaggtctcgatattgggatcctcactggaagtccgtcgtcgtgagccgaacgcgcagccgcatcgacCTGGTGATTActgttaataccacagtgtcctggcagccatttaaaaatgatgtcatgacctttggaaacggtgccgtggtacagtagacggatctcagcaacaagttgttcctgcgacccacggcgtagcgcagcttgcatggcttgaagggctgctttagagtcggtgaaaacaattcagtcatgtggaggttcttgaatgatgaactctaccgcagcccgtaaggctgcgggttccgcaccagttgaagatgttggatgggtcgtcttcactttcatgaagatggatctggccggtatcaccaccgaccccgcagaactggtcgagtgaacagatccatctgtgtaaacatgtatgcggtgactgtggtaagaatgcaggtgattcaatgtcagttgtttgagagcggatagtgatacaccagcttccTTCATAATTCCAgcaatatagaggtgaacccgaggttcatgaagactccataagagTGAGCACGgacttgacgcaggggtgaactccgatggaagatatgcgcgatgagcttcaatgactttggcaaatgcagtacgcggcctaattattgggagtgttacGAGgggatgacagggaacccgtgtgaggtgccgaaaatgtgttatcatggtgtcaacagcaatgtacgTAGTAagaggatgttcccgggcaacaagaacagttgctgctgttgatgcacatttaggcagtccaaggcagatacggagagcttgcgcttgcacactttgaagagtcttgatatttgtctttctaatggaactgaatatcggaagactgtaccgcatgtagtcCAGAAATAGGGAGCGGTACAGTTGTAGCACCGAGCACACTGATGCGCCCGAGGACTTTCCCCCCGAGggaggagaggacgtggacaatcgcaattagtctctctcatgtcgtagacatgtggactccacgagaggttcctgtcgatgacaacaccaaggaatctggcTTCTCTCatagaaaatggcttcaccattaatgcgaatggtgtagcgtgacattattttgcgtgtgaacgccacaaagtgaacacttttcagtcgaaatgttcaggccctgcaatcgaagataagatgtcaatatcgatgccgccttttgaagtcttgcatgaacttgaggacgggtcacccctgatgcccaaatacagatatcatctgcatatacagagatctgagcagattgaggcaatacgtcgaccaggccgatgagagcctTCCTAGGTTAgtataaatgcgtgtaagggccgctctttttttttttccagattcgagggccaattttcgCGGTGCGGCCCATGTATGGGATGtgtgaaaaaattgtttttttaagtAAATACATTTTCAgtaatgagcggcatttattctacgttcaatcaTGACTCACGAAGTCTTCAGACTccaagctggtgctgtgctctagtgcatgctcatcccacaagatGTCGCGCTGCATGTCAGTTGTCAGCGCATAGCCATTGTTCCACACTTCCATTACATAGCAGAGCAactcttcttccagttcaggaaacttgtgtggcttgcctcggaaagtaCACTGTTTGCGTTCTTTTATGCGTCcatttggttgcaccatcgtcgaaCGCACTTCTCAgtacgtcgaatttcctgcccgccagACGCTTGCTgtgttcgagagcaaactccTGGCCGTGTAGCTATCAAGGTGCTTTCACATCATGCTAAAATTGCAATGCTCAGCGGGagcacacgaaagccacaacAACACTGAACTGCcacgctaccacaactcccgtgcctttgacagccacaaaaacctgcagctggtgaTACCAAATGAAGATATGAGTAGCGGTAGCTCATGGCATAGGataaagttgatgatgatgatgatggcaacacgcagcctcgggcgccatccgtgggcggcacctggatgCTCCTGTGGGCATGCATGCATGTGCAcgtgggtgcggcccttacaaggatcttttttttttttaatattcccTTCAGGAAAACAGGTTGAGCCCTGTACATGGACCTTACACGCCTTTATATGGTATCGTGGTATTATGGAGTGGGCACAGCTCCCTACTTCCTGTCCTGTTTACATTTTTTAAAATGTAAGTGCCTTTTACACAGGCTGAGCTGCCCCAAAAGATACTCTATATATCTTTCATTGCCAAACAGTTAGTTTGAGCAGTTTGAAACTTCGAAACttttcaaacagcaaaaaaaaaggaatgttaTGTCAGTGCTCATGTCACTTGGAGACGTCCTTACTACACCCTGTCATTGAAAATTCCCAATGCGGCAGCACTGCACAGCACGTTACGCACCTGTCCCTTGGCCCTGTTGTGGTCGAGGCGGGTCATGGCGGTGAAGTTCTCCTTGGGGATAGAGGGGGCATACTTGGAGCAGATGAAGGCATTGGTGTTGGCGGGGTTGCCCACCACCAGCACCTTAACCGACTTCTTGGCAAACTGGTCGAGGGCGCGGCCCTGGCTCTTGAAGATCTTGACGTTGGCGGCCAGCAGGTCCTTGCGTTCCATGCCCTCCTTGCGGGGCATAGAGCCCACCAAGAAGGCCACGTCAATGCCCGCAAAGGCCACCTTCTCATCATCCGTGGCCACCACATCTGCACACATGCACCCATCCTAAAACAAGGCAACAACTGTCATGCCTCCCCCAGGCTTCTGCTGCAAAGCGGCTGCTCTCAGTGGGGTGTTGAATGTCCCCTGTGGGCCAGGCTCGTCCGGGCAACATTTTCCATTGAGCACCAGGCAACTTTCGCTTATGAGGGCTCAGAACACTAGCAGCCTGCCTGTACTGTAAAAACCTCATTGATGCATTCCCATTTTTTAGAAATCACAGGCATTAAATATGACCACTGAATTGCACTACTCTATCTCCTGGTTAATGCGTTCCTGGGTAACAATTTCCTGGCTAGTACGTTTAAAATT
This region of Amblyomma americanum isolate KBUSLIRL-KWMA chromosome 5, ASM5285725v1, whole genome shotgun sequence genomic DNA includes:
- the Mdh1 gene encoding malate dehydrogenase 1; the protein is MSKEPVRVLVTGAAGQIAYSLVPIIAKGHVFGADQPVILHLLDIPMMMGVLNGVVMELVDCAFPLLKDVVATDDEKVAFAGIDVAFLVGSMPRKEGMERKDLLAANVKIFKSQGRALDQFAKKSVKVLVVGNPANTNAFICSKYAPSIPKENFTAMTRLDHNRAKGQIAQKLKVSAADVRNVIIWGNHSSTQFPDASHASVNLNGQSVKVTEAIKDEAYFQGEFLTTVQKRGAAVIAARKLSSAMSAAKAAADHVHDWWQGTAEGEWVSMAVMSNASYGSPSDVVFSYPVQVDAQRRWRIVEGLSLSDFARQKIEATGKELVEERNDALAVCKD